AGTCGAGGAAGGTTCGCTGATCGGCGGTCAGTGACACGGTGCCGAGAATCTCGGACGTCGCCGCCTGCACACCGACCGCAACCTCCGTCACGAACGACGCCTCAAGATCGTACGGCCGCCCCATTGGCAGCGTGATCGTCTGACTGGTGGCGACCGTATCGCCGCGCCAACCGACGAAGAGCGACCCGGCCTGAGGCTGCGCCGTGACCGTGACCGGCGTGCCAGCGGGGAGGAAATCTCCACCGGGCAGGGCTGCGCCGCCGGCGGGGCCGACCGTCACGGCACCCTGTCCCCCGCCCTGAACGAGCACGATGAGGCGATGCTCCGCGGCGAACAGCGCGGTAATGGTGTCGGGTTTGACGCCGCTCATGACCGTCTGACTTCGTGGTCCACCGATACTCCAGCCCAGGTAGCGAGCGCGGGTGCGTCCATCAGGGTTGGTCTGAATCGAATCGGCCTCGACCACAAACTGCTCGCCGGCTGCGATCGCTTCTTCGTAACGCGCCCAGCTGCGGCCGTTCACCTTGACCCGGATGCCCGGAACCGAAGCCGAGACGACGGTCGGCTCCCGAAGCAGGTAGCGGAACCGCATCACACCATTATTGAGCTGCTCGATCCGATCGAGGATGAAGCCGGGATAGACGCCGAGGTTCGACCGTGCCGACGGTATCGAGGTGAGGGACCAGCGGGTGTTTCCCGTCTGACCCGGGTACGAATCGCCGCGATCGCCACGGTTTCGGGCGCTGCTCTGAACCCGGAGGTTATTGAGACCGTCCGCCTGGACCAGGGCAACACCGTGCGGCCGGGTCGTACCGGAGTTGATCCGATTGAGCGGTCGCCAGGTATTGATCTGCCCGACGTCGATGTGCCACAGCAGCAGTCCGGGCAGCTTGGGACACCGCTGCCGGCACGGCTGCCCCGTATTGGTCACCTCCGGCAACGTCGGGTTGAACATGGCCGTGTCCGAAAGCACAGCCTGTCGATTCTCGATCAGGAGAAACTCGTTCGGGTTACCCGCAAATCGCCCCAGAAACACCGTATCGGACACTTGCCGGGCACGGGTCGTGATGGTGCGCCCGGCGCTGAGGGTATCTACCGTGATCCAGCCGAGCTCGTTGAGCGACCAGGCATCATAGCTGGAGGGGCTGTACGCCTGACTGTAGTTGCCACTTCCCATCAGGCTCCACTCGCCGGCGCCCTCAGTCCGCTGCTGATCAGTGTCATACAGATCGGGCAGGCCGAAGGCATGGCCGGTTTCATGCGCCACCGTCCCGACTGGCATGATGACGCCGTCGACGCAACCACTGCTCCCGCCCACCTGGCTCTGGATCGTGTAGTTGTTGACGGTGATGAATTGCCCGGGAATCGGGTTGCCATTCCGATCGCGGCGCGGCGTCCTCGTCACATAGGGCGACCCGTTGTTCCACCCTGCGATCTCGTAGCGGTGCGCCCAGATGCCCGGACTCGGCTGGCACGCCCCGTCCCGAACGGGCTGAAGAAACGTGACGAAATCGACGACTCCGTCGTCATCGCCCGAATTAGGAACGCCATCGGGCCCATCGTTGTCGAATGCCGACCAGACCTGGTCGGCGTCTGGCCCGTTCGAGATCGAATCGAGCGCAGCGAGCAGCATCCGACCGAGCCGCTGACCGCCCTCGCTGCACTGCTGAATCACCCCGATACCGTTGCAGCCGTCCTGGTAGTACGCGGCCGTCGAATCCATTGCCGCCACCCCAAAGACCTGCCCCTCCATTCGAATCCGGTTGCCGGAGACCTGTTCGTAGTACGTCTTGAGCGTGTACGCGGCACCCGGGGGTGGCGTGGCCCCGAACAGCACCTGCTGGAACTCGCTGGCGGAGAACGCCATCGGAACATCTTTGAACGACAGCGGAATGACAGGGACGTAAAAGGTTCCGGTTACCGAGAGGGAGGTCAGGCCGCCGCCGGGGGCCAACGCCAGCATCGAGCGACGCTGGTTCAAG
This genomic stretch from Gemmatimonadales bacterium harbors:
- a CDS encoding M6 family metalloprotease domain-containing protein: MRVTVAAAMVSWALSAVASAADAQVRRAEPGRFEVDGMDWRPNTAWRARANLVRLNRWAAIRRGDFAALNQRRSMLALAPGGGLTSLSVTGTFYVPVIPLSFKDVPMAFSASEFQQVLFGATPPPGAAYTLKTYYEQVSGNRIRMEGQVFGVAAMDSTAAYYQDGCNGIGVIQQCSEGGQRLGRMLLAALDSISNGPDADQVWSAFDNDGPDGVPNSGDDDGVVDFVTFLQPVRDGACQPSPGIWAHRYEIAGWNNGSPYVTRTPRRDRNGNPIPGQFITVNNYTIQSQVGGSSGCVDGVIMPVGTVAHETGHAFGLPDLYDTDQQRTEGAGEWSLMGSGNYSQAYSPSSYDAWSLNELGWITVDTLSAGRTITTRARQVSDTVFLGRFAGNPNEFLLIENRQAVLSDTAMFNPTLPEVTNTGQPCRQRCPKLPGLLLWHIDVGQINTWRPLNRINSGTTRPHGVALVQADGLNNLRVQSSARNRGDRGDSYPGQTGNTRWSLTSIPSARSNLGVYPGFILDRIEQLNNGVMRFRYLLREPTVVSASVPGIRVKVNGRSWARYEEAIAAGEQFVVEADSIQTNPDGRTRARYLGWSIGGPRSQTVMSGVKPDTITALFAAEHRLIVLVQGGGQGAVTVGPAGGAALPGGDFLPAGTPVTVTAQPQAGSLFVGWRGDTVATSQTITLPMGRPYDLEASFVTEVAVGVQAATSEILGTVSLTADQRTFLDLLGNRNGIYDVGDYLAYLRHTGQPVPAAALHLLGTERPAARPGREP